The following are from one region of the Hydrogenimonas sp. SS33 genome:
- a CDS encoding nitrous oxide reductase accessory protein NosL has translation MRRIVYTLLAALLVAAALQAAPFEKRATVTPQLLQSGPQKMWCAVCGMNLKMFYKTSHAVVLKDGSKRQYCSIRCLAADWPNIEGRVKEILVVDAKTQKLVDAKKAHYVVGSKVKGTMSMRSKIAFASLDDAKAFQKRYGGEIVDFPTAFKTARADLKRDAMMMGKKRTKMAAMGEKIYKKMCRPIDAKKFAHINELKAAIKTQKLCKPMHEKQLQAVALYLWSSSGHAHPVKGCRCCAMNPAGMESAEKGPDLTKQDKCPVCGMFIYKHPKWAAFIYYEKNGKLAHLAFDGVKDMMKFYFNPSKWGAYGDIKNHIKKMVVRDYYTLKPVWAKKAWYVVGSDVVGPMGNELVPFASKKEAESFMKDHHGKRVLSFDEISEALVYKLDE, from the coding sequence ATGAGACGAATTGTTTACACCCTTTTGGCGGCACTGCTCGTCGCGGCGGCTCTTCAGGCCGCGCCTTTCGAGAAGCGGGCGACGGTGACGCCCCAACTGCTGCAAAGCGGCCCCCAGAAGATGTGGTGCGCCGTCTGCGGCATGAATCTGAAGATGTTCTACAAAACCTCCCATGCGGTGGTGTTGAAGGACGGGTCGAAACGGCAGTACTGCTCCATCCGCTGTCTGGCCGCCGACTGGCCCAACATCGAAGGGCGTGTCAAAGAGATTCTCGTGGTCGATGCCAAAACCCAGAAGCTGGTCGATGCCAAAAAAGCCCACTATGTGGTGGGGTCTAAGGTCAAAGGGACCATGAGCATGCGAAGCAAAATCGCCTTCGCCTCCCTCGATGACGCCAAAGCTTTTCAAAAACGCTATGGCGGCGAGATCGTCGATTTTCCCACCGCCTTCAAAACGGCGCGGGCCGATCTCAAGCGCGATGCAATGATGATGGGGAAAAAGCGGACGAAGATGGCGGCGATGGGAGAGAAGATCTACAAAAAGATGTGCCGGCCTATCGATGCGAAGAAGTTCGCGCACATCAACGAACTCAAAGCGGCCATCAAAACCCAAAAACTCTGCAAACCGATGCACGAAAAGCAGCTGCAGGCGGTCGCCCTCTATCTCTGGAGCAGTTCCGGGCATGCCCATCCGGTGAAAGGGTGCCGCTGCTGTGCCATGAACCCGGCGGGGATGGAGTCTGCCGAAAAGGGCCCGGACCTTACGAAACAGGACAAGTGCCCGGTCTGCGGCATGTTCATCTACAAACATCCCAAATGGGCCGCCTTCATCTACTATGAGAAGAACGGAAAATTGGCGCATCTGGCGTTCGACGGCGTCAAGGATATGATGAAATTCTATTTCAACCCCTCCAAGTGGGGAGCGTACGGCGACATCAAAAACCATATCAAAAAGATGGTGGTCAGAGACTACTATACCCTCAAGCCGGTCTGGGCGAAAAAGGCCTGGTATGTGGTGGGAAGCGACGTGGTCGGCCCCATGGGCAACGAGCTGGTCCCCTTCGCCTCGAAAAAAGAGGCGGAGAGTTTCATGAAGGATCACCACGGAAAGCGGGTGCTCTCCTTCGACGAGATCAGCGAAGCACTGGTCTACAAGCTGGATGAATAG
- a CDS encoding FtsX-like permease family protein yields the protein MKHLFSFALHSLSRRGSKNLFIFTIFSVMIFTLASIFMITHALKAETFTTLEALPDITVQRIVAGKQTDIESDRADVIGQIPGVASAMPRVWGFYYFPKAGVNFSIVGVESFGSQSNAVLQKAADLYSDKLAGGDTMVVGQGVARTLKRNFYNGYFYFVKPDGTLKKVTVAGVFKPDTALESNDLILMDSETVREIFEMPEESATDIAVRVPNPEEVPTVARKIAERFPDTRVVTKEDLRISYQNVFDYKSGIFLALFIVAIFTFFIIIYDKTSGLSSEEKREIGILKALGWKIGDILRVKLFEAAVISIVAYLLAVTLAVGYVFLLGAPVMRNIFTGFSVLKPPFGLPFTLDGGTLALIFFTTVPVYIAATLIPSWKAATLEADEVIR from the coding sequence ATGAAACACCTTTTCTCTTTCGCCCTCCACTCCCTGAGCCGGCGGGGTAGCAAAAACCTCTTCATTTTTACCATCTTTTCAGTGATGATCTTCACCCTCGCCTCCATCTTCATGATCACCCATGCGCTTAAAGCCGAAACCTTCACCACGCTGGAGGCACTGCCCGACATTACCGTCCAGCGGATCGTCGCCGGGAAACAGACCGATATCGAGAGCGATCGCGCCGACGTGATCGGGCAGATCCCCGGCGTCGCGTCGGCGATGCCCCGGGTATGGGGGTTCTACTACTTTCCCAAAGCGGGGGTCAACTTCAGCATCGTCGGTGTCGAGTCGTTCGGGAGTCAGAGCAACGCCGTTTTGCAGAAGGCGGCCGACCTATACAGCGACAAACTGGCCGGCGGCGATACGATGGTCGTAGGGCAGGGGGTGGCCCGGACCCTCAAGCGCAACTTCTACAACGGCTACTTCTACTTCGTCAAGCCCGACGGCACGCTCAAAAAGGTGACGGTCGCCGGGGTCTTCAAGCCCGATACGGCCCTGGAGAGTAACGACCTGATCCTGATGGACAGCGAAACGGTGCGGGAGATTTTCGAAATGCCCGAAGAGAGCGCCACGGATATCGCGGTGCGTGTGCCCAATCCCGAAGAGGTGCCCACCGTCGCCCGCAAAATCGCCGAACGTTTCCCCGACACCCGCGTCGTCACCAAAGAGGACCTGCGTATCAGCTACCAGAACGTCTTCGACTACAAAAGCGGCATCTTCCTGGCCCTCTTCATCGTCGCCATCTTCACCTTTTTCATCATCATCTACGACAAAACAAGCGGCCTGAGCAGCGAAGAGAAGCGGGAGATCGGCATTCTCAAAGCCCTGGGCTGGAAGATCGGCGATATCCTGCGGGTCAAACTCTTCGAAGCGGCCGTCATCAGCATCGTCGCCTACCTGCTGGCGGTGACCCTGGCCGTGGGCTACGTCTTTTTGTTGGGTGCTCCGGTCATGCGCAACATTTTTACCGGTTTTTCCGTCCTCAAACCCCCTTTCGGGTTGCCCTTCACACTGGACGGCGGCACGCTGGCACTCATCTTCTTCACCACCGTGCCTGTCTACATTGCCGCGACGTTGATTCCTTCGTGGAAAGCGGCGACTCTGGAAGCGGATGAGGTGATAAGATGA
- a CDS encoding ABC transporter ATP-binding protein produces MIEVRNVTKVFNQGRPNEMTALKDVSFEVGENELAILKGPSGSGKSTLLSLIAALQKPTFGEVVVAGERVSKLPEDFAALYRRRRIGFVFQKFNLIPTLSVYENIITPLVPENLGEKELEAKARRVMEEFSIAHKRDELAKNLSGGEQQRTAIARALLNDPPILLADEPTANLDERLAGDFLSYVRRIKEEGKTILIATHDPLFFGLDITDREIEMHNGRIVSVNKE; encoded by the coding sequence ATGATTGAAGTCAGAAATGTGACGAAGGTGTTCAACCAGGGCCGTCCCAACGAAATGACGGCGCTCAAAGATGTCTCTTTCGAAGTGGGGGAGAATGAACTGGCCATTCTCAAAGGGCCCAGCGGCAGCGGGAAGAGTACGCTGCTCTCTCTCATTGCCGCTTTGCAGAAGCCGACCTTCGGGGAGGTGGTCGTGGCGGGGGAGCGGGTCTCCAAGCTTCCGGAGGATTTTGCGGCGCTCTATCGGCGCAGGCGCATCGGCTTTGTCTTTCAGAAATTCAATCTCATACCGACTTTGAGCGTCTACGAAAACATCATCACGCCCCTGGTCCCGGAAAACCTGGGCGAAAAGGAGCTGGAGGCGAAGGCGCGGCGGGTGATGGAGGAGTTTTCCATCGCCCACAAACGGGACGAATTGGCCAAGAACCTCTCCGGCGGGGAACAGCAGCGCACCGCCATCGCCCGGGCGCTGCTCAACGACCCGCCCATTCTCCTGGCGGACGAACCCACCGCCAACCTGGATGAAAGGCTGGCCGGGGATTTCCTCTCCTACGTGCGGCGTATCAAGGAGGAGGGCAAAACCATCCTCATCGCCACCCACGACCCCCTCTTTTTCGGACTCGACATCACGGACAGAGAGATCGAGATGCATAATGGGAGGATCGTCTCGGTGAATAAGGAATGA
- a CDS encoding DUF4160 domain-containing protein, whose amino-acid sequence MPTVLRIGPYRFFFYSNECGEPPHIHIQHQDKLAKFWLQPVQLAKSIRFSPQELKKLEKNGERE is encoded by the coding sequence ATGCCGACGGTACTCAGAATTGGCCCTTATCGTTTCTTCTTTTATAGCAATGAATGCGGAGAACCGCCCCATATTCATATTCAACATCAAGATAAACTTGCAAAATTCTGGTTGCAACCAGTACAATTGGCTAAGTCGATACGCTTCTCCCCGCAGGAGCTGAAAAAACTGGAAAAAAACGGTGAGAGAGAGTGA
- a CDS encoding DUF2442 domain-containing protein, translating into MDISVQSEPTAYKLEFTESEMILFLKDGRILHVPLVWFPKLENAEKESLKNFQWLGDGEGIHWPELDEDISVKGLLMGCENVA; encoded by the coding sequence ATGGATATTTCGGTACAAAGTGAACCCACGGCTTACAAACTGGAGTTTACAGAGAGTGAAATGATTCTTTTTCTCAAAGATGGTAGGATTCTTCATGTTCCTCTGGTATGGTTTCCGAAGCTGGAAAATGCCGAGAAAGAGAGTTTGAAAAATTTTCAATGGCTTGGAGACGGCGAAGGGATCCATTGGCCGGAGCTGGATGAAGATATCAGTGTCAAAGGCCTGTTGATGGGCTGTGAAAACGTAGCATAA
- a CDS encoding NnrS family protein: MQFRPNNETKPFDYFLSQPHQPFFLTGIVWAIITMLLFMLGHKGVLPMAVDASLFHAYAMLFIVFSHFFHGFLLTTFPRFCMTRPVPVALYTRIFILYEIGTTLFLLGAVGYAPVALIGILAVFAGHLLAVSGFRLIYLTGASPEKSDPFWLLIAHAMGIAAHLIFIVGVTYGLFGYDFPWQPWGVGMGVYLYLFFLTFVVAQRMVPFFSHVMADKPNRFIPIVLSLFGLKALLFALGFPVIEGAVTLALSLYLAKTLLSWRLPVFDSPAILWVLHLGLFWLPVGLFIDAVLKFAAAWLQTSFLFGGMHLVALGFMTTILIGFGTRVTLGHSGQVPHADRFSTALFWFTQVVVLARFFYSLALGLGLDMAWLFDLAATLWLLLFLAWGIKFGPTLFRGAPGR, translated from the coding sequence ATGCAATTCAGGCCGAACAACGAAACGAAACCTTTCGACTACTTCCTTTCCCAGCCCCACCAGCCCTTCTTCCTGACGGGCATTGTCTGGGCCATTATAACGATGCTCCTTTTCATGCTGGGGCACAAAGGGGTGCTGCCCATGGCGGTGGATGCCTCCCTTTTTCACGCCTATGCGATGCTCTTCATCGTCTTCAGCCACTTTTTCCACGGCTTTTTGCTGACCACTTTTCCGCGTTTCTGCATGACCCGGCCGGTGCCGGTGGCCCTCTATACCCGAATCTTCATCCTCTATGAAATCGGGACGACCCTTTTTCTGCTGGGTGCCGTCGGTTATGCACCCGTCGCCCTCATCGGCATCCTCGCCGTTTTTGCGGGGCATCTGCTCGCCGTCAGCGGCTTCAGGCTCATCTACCTGACCGGAGCCTCGCCCGAAAAGAGCGACCCTTTCTGGCTTCTGATCGCCCACGCCATGGGGATTGCGGCCCATCTCATCTTCATCGTCGGCGTCACCTACGGCCTTTTCGGATACGACTTCCCCTGGCAACCCTGGGGCGTCGGCATGGGCGTCTACCTCTACCTCTTCTTCCTCACCTTCGTCGTCGCCCAGCGGATGGTCCCCTTCTTCAGCCACGTCATGGCCGACAAACCGAACCGCTTCATCCCGATCGTCCTTTCGCTCTTCGGCCTCAAAGCGCTTCTTTTCGCCCTCGGCTTTCCCGTCATCGAAGGGGCCGTCACCCTGGCGCTCTCTCTTTACCTCGCCAAAACCCTTCTTTCCTGGAGACTCCCTGTTTTCGACTCGCCCGCCATTTTGTGGGTCCTGCACCTGGGGCTCTTCTGGCTGCCGGTAGGGCTTTTCATCGACGCCGTGCTGAAATTCGCCGCCGCCTGGCTGCAAACCTCCTTTCTCTTCGGCGGCATGCACCTGGTGGCGCTGGGTTTCATGACCACCATCCTCATCGGCTTCGGCACCCGGGTCACCCTGGGCCATTCGGGGCAGGTTCCCCATGCCGACCGCTTCTCCACGGCCCTCTTCTGGTTCACCCAGGTCGTGGTGCTGGCCCGTTTCTTCTACTCCCTGGCACTGGGCCTGGGGCTTGACATGGCGTGGCTCTTCGACCTGGCGGCGACCCTGTGGCTGCTGCTCTTTCTGGCATGGGGCATCAAATTCGGCCCCACCCTCTTCCGGGGTGCGCCCGGCCGATGA
- a CDS encoding bifunctional diguanylate cyclase/phosphodiesterase translates to MIKNISLRFFIIFAAFITAGVFLVYTLSNTIRLNEEANVFHNKVLVPLDRLEEHINHLYIGTLESSLGMNSGQVSERKNSLDSGKASAIFDSVSDFQQKNLGNPQLGQALDALEKEYLTFNRIRKAYLKMQHGQAFDGNKENLKNLQKLHTHYVVSYKTLLSAVRNLKQRFRTIFQNRIAEERKRLHDTFYVSMVVAGSTLLLLTFLLFEVNSINQKLKNYLEEREEIQTKLARANDELSKYSEKLEIEVKKRTAEALEHLLQNPLTKLPNRFSFIQKLGKASHASVAIFNIDRFQSYNDLFGAEVGDKIIKDYAAYLRQTIPYIYPIYHLQGDEFAVLELDRKASGTFLSVIKQAAKLAKEFHFTDSNGDFVLQISIGVAIDQRKPLIKADMALKHAKHSNESLVIYDSNLIKPHRYLENITMTKELTAALHEDRIVPYYQAIADVRSGIVVKYEALARLIDTKGNVHSPFEFIPLAKQIRLYPEITRMIFKQAMNAVETEGIHVSVNLSADDIHHQPTRDYIIDRLALSKKSDHITFELLESEETKNYEDIRLFIEKVKHFGVKIAIDDFGSGYSNFAKILKLKVDYLKIDGSFIKKIDTDEDAREFVDIIRRLASNYDIKTVAEFVSSEKIYETVKEMGIDYAQGYYISEPRPLPQILPHTADTVTDEGVADKPEEELRFDI, encoded by the coding sequence ATGATCAAAAATATCTCTTTACGTTTTTTTATCATCTTTGCCGCCTTCATTACGGCAGGCGTTTTTCTCGTATATACTCTCTCCAACACCATACGTCTGAATGAAGAGGCCAATGTATTCCACAACAAGGTTCTGGTTCCTCTCGACAGGCTGGAAGAGCATATCAACCATCTCTACATCGGAACCCTTGAAAGCAGTCTCGGTATGAACTCCGGGCAGGTATCCGAAAGAAAAAACAGCCTCGATTCCGGCAAAGCGTCGGCTATTTTCGATTCTGTCTCTGACTTCCAGCAGAAAAACCTTGGCAACCCGCAACTGGGACAGGCACTTGATGCTCTGGAAAAAGAGTATCTCACCTTCAACCGGATACGGAAAGCGTATCTCAAAATGCAGCATGGACAGGCTTTCGACGGCAACAAGGAGAACCTGAAAAATCTTCAAAAACTCCACACCCACTATGTCGTCTCCTACAAGACCCTTCTCTCCGCCGTCAGAAACCTGAAACAGCGTTTCAGAACGATCTTTCAAAACAGGATTGCGGAAGAGAGAAAACGATTGCATGATACTTTCTATGTCTCCATGGTCGTAGCGGGTTCGACCCTTCTTTTGCTTACATTCCTTCTCTTCGAGGTCAACTCCATCAACCAGAAGCTCAAAAACTATCTGGAGGAGAGAGAAGAGATTCAGACCAAACTGGCCAGGGCAAACGACGAACTTTCAAAATATTCGGAAAAACTGGAAATCGAAGTCAAAAAGAGGACGGCCGAGGCACTCGAACACCTTTTGCAGAACCCTCTGACCAAACTGCCCAACCGGTTCAGCTTCATACAGAAACTGGGAAAGGCCTCCCATGCCTCCGTCGCCATTTTCAATATCGACAGGTTCCAGAGTTACAACGATCTTTTCGGCGCGGAAGTGGGCGACAAAATCATCAAGGACTATGCGGCCTATCTGCGGCAGACCATACCCTATATCTACCCCATCTACCACCTCCAGGGAGACGAATTTGCGGTTTTGGAACTCGACCGAAAAGCTTCAGGGACATTCCTTTCCGTAATCAAACAGGCGGCAAAACTGGCAAAAGAGTTCCATTTCACCGACAGCAACGGCGATTTTGTTCTGCAAATCTCCATCGGTGTGGCAATCGATCAGCGCAAGCCGCTGATCAAAGCGGATATGGCCCTCAAACATGCCAAACACTCCAACGAAAGTCTCGTCATCTACGACAGCAACCTGATCAAACCCCACCGCTATCTGGAAAATATCACAATGACAAAGGAGTTGACCGCCGCTCTGCATGAAGATCGTATTGTTCCCTATTACCAGGCCATCGCAGATGTCCGCAGCGGCATCGTCGTCAAGTACGAAGCCCTGGCACGCCTGATCGACACCAAAGGCAATGTCCATTCCCCTTTTGAATTCATCCCTCTTGCCAAACAGATCAGACTCTATCCGGAAATCACCAGAATGATCTTCAAGCAGGCGATGAATGCCGTAGAGACGGAGGGGATTCATGTCAGCGTCAATCTCTCCGCCGACGACATTCACCATCAGCCGACCCGTGATTACATTATCGACCGCCTTGCCCTCTCGAAAAAGAGCGATCACATCACATTCGAACTTCTCGAATCGGAAGAGACGAAAAATTATGAAGATATCCGGCTCTTCATCGAAAAAGTGAAACATTTCGGCGTCAAAATCGCTATCGATGATTTCGGGTCGGGCTACTCCAACTTCGCCAAGATTCTCAAGCTGAAAGTCGATTACCTCAAAATCGACGGTTCCTTCATCAAAAAGATCGATACGGACGAAGATGCCAGAGAATTTGTGGACATCATTCGCCGTCTCGCTTCCAACTATGACATCAAAACCGTCGCGGAATTCGTTTCATCGGAAAAAATTTACGAAACCGTCAAAGAGATGGGCATCGATTATGCCCAGGGGTACTATATCTCCGAACCCCGTCCTCTCCCGCAAATCCTTCCCCATACTGCCGACACGGTTACGGATGAGGGTGTAGCGGACAAGCCGGAAGAAGAGCTCCGTTTCGACATATAG
- a CDS encoding energy transducer TonB: MFDEKYLGRYLFISIFITVVVAEALILLYVHLEKEPVAKPLPKRSVVRVHIAKEPAPAAKPIPKPAAKKPEPLPPKKVTPPKPKPKPKPKPKPRPKPKPKPKKSVVKKVHHRPKPKPKPKVTPKPRPKPEAAEPPVREVQKAPPQPPRPVTPTPAPKPAPKREASLQADALRARYLQRVREMIEENKYYPRIAKKLRQTGRVEVQFGIRKDGSVCCIEVTRPCRYRKLNKAARRTIEKIGRFDPLPDALGVSTLKIRVPIRYSLK, translated from the coding sequence TTGTTCGACGAAAAATATCTGGGACGATACCTTTTTATCTCCATCTTCATTACGGTGGTCGTCGCCGAAGCGCTCATTCTGCTCTATGTCCATCTTGAAAAAGAGCCCGTCGCCAAGCCGTTACCGAAGCGGTCGGTGGTTCGCGTCCATATCGCCAAAGAACCTGCTCCCGCCGCGAAACCCATACCCAAACCTGCCGCCAAAAAGCCCGAACCGCTCCCGCCCAAAAAAGTGACACCCCCCAAACCGAAGCCAAAACCCAAACCGAAACCCAAGCCCAGGCCAAAGCCGAAGCCAAAGCCAAAAAAGAGCGTCGTCAAAAAAGTTCACCACCGCCCAAAGCCGAAGCCCAAACCGAAAGTCACGCCCAAACCCCGACCCAAACCCGAAGCGGCGGAACCGCCTGTTCGGGAAGTGCAAAAGGCGCCCCCGCAACCGCCCCGGCCCGTAACGCCCACACCCGCGCCGAAGCCTGCGCCGAAAAGGGAGGCTTCCTTGCAGGCCGACGCCCTGCGCGCACGCTACCTGCAGCGGGTCCGGGAGATGATCGAAGAGAACAAGTACTACCCCCGCATCGCCAAAAAGCTTCGACAAACGGGCCGGGTTGAGGTACAATTTGGCATCCGAAAAGATGGAAGCGTCTGCTGTATCGAAGTCACCCGGCCCTGCCGGTACCGCAAGCTCAACAAAGCGGCGCGCAGGACCATCGAAAAGATCGGCCGTTTCGACCCCCTGCCCGATGCGCTCGGGGTTTCGACGCTGAAGATCAGGGTTCCCATCCGCTACAGCCTGAAATAG
- a CDS encoding MotA/TolQ/ExbB proton channel family protein: MHYIEAGGVIMDILLAMNTLGIAIMATKAVQFWLYRRRRKAHADAIVGEFEKIGGQDRDTLLLIIKELLQSRLKRLESGMPTIKIIATTATLFGLLGTVVGVLMAFEAISKVGMGDPSIFAKGISLALVTTVGGLIVAIIHTVGYNYLVAYLDRIEADIEEALLLHYYGSGKGEA; encoded by the coding sequence ATGCACTATATCGAAGCCGGCGGCGTCATCATGGACATTCTGCTGGCCATGAATACCCTCGGCATCGCCATCATGGCGACCAAAGCGGTCCAGTTCTGGCTCTATCGGCGCAGGAGAAAAGCCCATGCCGACGCGATCGTCGGGGAGTTCGAAAAGATCGGCGGACAGGACAGGGATACGCTGCTACTCATCATAAAAGAGCTGCTTCAAAGCCGCCTCAAACGTCTGGAGAGCGGCATGCCGACCATCAAGATCATCGCCACCACCGCCACCCTCTTCGGACTGCTGGGGACCGTCGTCGGCGTTTTGATGGCTTTCGAGGCGATTTCGAAGGTCGGGATGGGCGACCCTTCTATCTTTGCAAAAGGCATCTCCCTGGCGCTGGTGACCACCGTGGGCGGATTGATCGTCGCCATCATCCATACCGTGGGTTACAACTACCTCGTCGCCTATCTGGATAGAATCGAAGCCGACATCGAGGAGGCGCTGCTTCTGCACTACTACGGCAGCGGGAAAGGTGAGGCGTGA
- a CDS encoding biopolymer transporter ExbD — MRRRESLTLDMTPLVDVVFLLLIFFLVTSVFKKEELALLLNLPHGKEGGKMVEKKSAVIEMGKTRIAMDDEVVTFAQLDEKLSGLKDKTMPIVVRIDEHVEYGRIIRLFDLLKKHGLGNLALVEKPKGGQ; from the coding sequence GTGAGACGGCGCGAATCGCTGACACTGGATATGACGCCGCTGGTCGATGTCGTTTTTTTGCTGCTCATCTTCTTTCTGGTGACGTCGGTGTTCAAGAAGGAGGAGCTGGCGCTGCTTTTGAACCTGCCCCACGGAAAGGAAGGGGGCAAAATGGTCGAGAAAAAGAGTGCCGTCATCGAGATGGGCAAAACGCGTATCGCCATGGACGACGAAGTGGTGACCTTCGCGCAGCTGGACGAGAAACTGAGCGGGCTGAAGGACAAAACCATGCCCATCGTCGTGCGTATCGACGAGCATGTGGAGTACGGGCGGATTATCAGGCTCTTTGACCTGCTCAAAAAACATGGCCTGGGCAACCTCGCCCTGGTCGAAAAACCGAAAGGAGGGCAATAA
- the dapE gene encoding succinyl-diaminopimelate desuccinylase: MHRFDTLELFVKLLSFRSVTPDDDGALTFIRDYLGDFEAAWVNKLNVKNLFLHKKFGEGPHLCFAGHIDVVPPGDGWESDPFVPKVEGDVIYARGAQDMKSGVCAFVQACRDAETFNGTLSLLLTSDEEGEAKHGTVEVLRYLKARDFLPDYAIVAEPTCEKVFGDAIKIGRRGSINGVIEKVGKQGHAAYPEKAVNPIHKVAQVLPHMAGVDLDEGDEFFAPSKFVITDIRAGMEVTNVTPGKLKMMFNVRNNTKTTKEDIEAFVDRYFKEMNYLLTLDQSASPFMTDKNSQIVRAITASIEEVTGMTPKYSTAGGTSDARFLAEYGVDVVEFGVVNDTIHAPNERTTVKEVENLKRVFDGVISAF; the protein is encoded by the coding sequence ATGCACCGTTTTGATACGCTGGAACTCTTTGTCAAGCTGCTCTCTTTCCGTTCGGTGACGCCGGATGACGACGGGGCGCTCACCTTCATCCGCGACTATCTGGGGGATTTCGAAGCGGCGTGGGTCAACAAACTCAACGTCAAGAACCTCTTTCTCCATAAAAAGTTCGGGGAGGGGCCGCACCTCTGTTTCGCGGGCCATATCGACGTGGTGCCCCCGGGGGACGGCTGGGAGAGCGACCCTTTCGTTCCGAAGGTGGAGGGCGATGTCATCTATGCCCGCGGGGCGCAGGATATGAAGAGCGGCGTCTGCGCTTTCGTGCAGGCGTGCCGGGATGCCGAAACCTTCAACGGCACCCTTTCGCTGCTGCTGACCAGCGACGAAGAGGGGGAGGCGAAGCACGGCACCGTGGAGGTGCTGCGCTACCTGAAGGCGCGTGACTTCCTGCCCGACTACGCCATCGTCGCCGAGCCCACCTGCGAAAAGGTTTTCGGCGACGCCATCAAGATCGGCCGGCGGGGCTCCATCAACGGCGTCATCGAAAAGGTGGGGAAACAGGGGCATGCCGCCTACCCGGAAAAGGCGGTCAACCCGATCCACAAGGTGGCCCAGGTCCTGCCCCACATGGCGGGGGTCGACCTGGACGAGGGGGACGAGTTCTTCGCGCCCAGCAAATTCGTCATCACCGACATCCGCGCCGGTATGGAGGTGACCAACGTGACGCCGGGCAAGCTGAAGATGATGTTCAATGTCCGTAACAACACCAAAACGACCAAAGAGGATATCGAAGCCTTCGTCGACCGCTATTTCAAAGAGATGAACTACCTTCTCACCCTCGACCAGTCGGCCAGCCCCTTCATGACCGACAAAAATTCCCAGATCGTCCGGGCGATTACCGCCTCCATTGAGGAGGTGACGGGCATGACGCCCAAATACTCTACCGCCGGCGGCACCAGCGACGCCCGCTTTCTGGCCGAATACGGGGTCGACGTGGTGGAGTTCGGTGTCGTCAACGACACGATCCACGCCCCCAATGAGCGAACGACGGTGAAGGAAGTGGAAAACCTCAAGCGTGTTTTCGACGGGGTCATCTCAGCCTTCTGA
- a CDS encoding DUF255 domain-containing protein: protein MMKKLILLLLSVGLLMAEVEWRPSYDQAQAEAKKAQRPILVLLVSHTCHWCRKLENRTLQNPEVVEFINTHFVPVLVYREDGGYPDTIHSSLVPTTFYLTPEGKYLLNPKRTMGYMEPMDYMSDMKLALKKFNTHRAPH from the coding sequence ATGATGAAGAAACTGATTTTGCTGTTGCTCAGTGTAGGACTCCTGATGGCGGAGGTGGAGTGGCGTCCCTCCTACGACCAGGCCCAGGCGGAGGCGAAAAAGGCACAGAGGCCGATACTGGTTCTGCTGGTTTCGCATACCTGCCACTGGTGCCGGAAGCTGGAGAACCGCACGCTGCAAAACCCCGAAGTGGTCGAGTTCATCAACACCCATTTCGTCCCCGTCCTCGTCTACCGTGAGGATGGCGGCTATCCCGACACCATCCACTCCTCCCTCGTCCCGACCACCTTCTACCTGACGCCGGAGGGGAAATATCTGCTCAATCCCAAGCGGACGATGGGCTACATGGAGCCGATGGATTATATGTCCGACATGAAACTGGCACTCAAAAAGTTCAATACTCACCGAGCTCCGCATTGA